A region of Subtercola boreus DNA encodes the following proteins:
- a CDS encoding helix-turn-helix domain-containing protein, with the protein MPELHSEAARIFGERVRSSRLQLGVSQEHVAELAEMHVTNVGKIERGQTNPSLSTIVALAGALSADPGSWLTGIRPEMVPGRSHTLTAAEFIRERTQRA; encoded by the coding sequence ATGCCTGAACTGCATTCTGAAGCCGCCCGCATCTTCGGCGAACGCGTGAGGTCGTCCCGCCTCCAACTCGGGGTGAGCCAGGAGCATGTCGCCGAGCTGGCGGAAATGCACGTCACGAACGTCGGCAAGATCGAGCGGGGCCAGACGAACCCGAGCCTCTCGACGATCGTTGCGCTGGCGGGTGCGCTGAGTGCGGATCCGGGATCGTGGCTCACGGGCATCCGCCCGGAGATGGTGCCCGGGCGCTCGCACACCCTGACGGCGGCCGAATTCATCCGGGAGCGCACCCAGCGCGCCTAG